A stretch of DNA from Streptomyces rubradiris:
ACACGGTGACGTCGGCGCCCTCCAGCCGCAGCCGGGCGGCCACGGCCAGTGCGGGCGAGTCGCGGATGTCGTCCGAGCCGGGCTTGAAGGCGGCGCCGAGGACGGCGACCCGGGCGCCGAGCACCGCTCCCCCGCACAGCTCGCGGGCCAGCTCCACCACCCGGTCCCGGCGCCGCATGTTGATCGCGTCCACCTCGCGCAGCAGCCCGAGCGGGACGCCCAGCTCGCCGGCCCGGTGCGCGAAGGCGCGGATGTCCTTGGGCAGACAGCCGCCGCCGAATCCCACACCGGCGCGCAGGAACTTCGCCCCGATCCGGTCGTCGTGGCCGAGCGCCTCGGCGAGCGTGCGCACGTCGCCGCCGGCCGCCTCGCAGACCTCGGCCATCGCGTTGATGAAGGAGATCTTGGTGGCGAGGAAGGCGTTGGCGGCCGTCTTGACCAGCTCGGCGGTCGGGAAGTCGGCGGTGACCAGCGGGGTGCCGGCGGCGAGGACCGGCGCGTACACCTCGCGCAGCACAGCCTCGGCGCGCTGTGACGCCACGCCGAACACCAGCCGGTCCGGGCGCAGTGTGTCCTGGACGGCGAAGCCCTCGCGCAGGAACTCCGGGTTCCAGGCGATCTCCGCGTCGTACGTCCGGGCCAGCCGCTCGGCCGTGCCGACGGGCACGGTCGACTTGCCGACGAGCAGCGCGTCCGGCGCGGCGTGCGCGGCCAGGGCGGCGAAGGCCGCGTCCACCTGGCTCAGGTCGGCGGCGTCGCTGCCGGCGCGCTGCGGGGTGCCCACGCACACGAAGTGGACCTCGCCGAAGGCCCCGGCCTCCGCGTAGGAGGTGGTGAACCGCAGCCTGCCGCTCGCGGTGTGCCGCGCGATCAGCTCGGGCAGGCCCGGCTCGTGGAAGGGCACCCGCCCGGCGCCGAGCGCGGCGGCCTTCTCCGGGTCGGCGTCGACGCCGAGCACCTCGTGGCCCAGTTCGGCCATGCAGGCGGCGTGGGTGGCACCGAGATAGCCGGTGCCGATGACGGTGAGCCGCATGAGGACGGCCTTTCTCGCTTCGGACCCGCGGTCAGGAGGTCTTGGTCCAGATGCGGTAGTGACCGGTGCCGCTGGAGTTGCGGAAGGGCAGGTCGGCCAGGAGCCGGTAGTGCGGGTTGCCCTTGACCGCGTCCGCGACGATGGCGTCCACCCGCGGGTTGGTGAGGCCGTCCAGGACGATCAGGTCGAACTCGCCGTCGCGCAGCGCCGCCCGGTAGGCGTCGTCGCCCTGGTGGTACGTGCCCTTCTTGTCCGTGTACTCCAGGGCGAACACGCCCTGCCACTGCCGGTGGGTGGTCTTGTCCCGCAGGTAGTAGACGGGCACCTCGGGGGTGGAGGCGAGGTAGTGGCCCTCGCGGTCCACGTGGGAGTCGATGGCCCGGATCATCTTCGAGGAGTCGGGCCAGACGCCGAAGCGCCAGTCCGCCTGCGAGATGCCGAGGCAGAGCGTCGCGGTCCACAGCATGATGCCGAGCTGGGGGTAGCGGAAGTGGGCGCCGATCAGCCGGGTGACGCCCACCCCGGCCATCGGGGCGGCGAACAGCAGGCCGAAGCCGACGTGCTTGAACAGCGAGACGACGGTGCCCAGGTGCATCTGGTAGGCGGGCGCGAGCAGCGCGGTGCCGCACAGCAGCAGGCCGAGCAGCGCCCGCCAGCGCCATCCGGGGTTGCCGAGCCGCTGGGCGGCCGGGGACTCGTTCATCCGGCTGCGCCGCACGTAGGAGACCGCGCCGCCGACGGCGGTGAGGAACATCAGCCCGCCCCACTCGCCGGACCGCCGGAGCAGGAAGGCTGCGCTGTCGGAGCCGTGGTCGCGGTCGGTGGTGGTCTGCCGCACGCCGTCCATCAGGTCGGTGCCGTACATGCCGATCCCCAGCACCGCGCCGATGCCGAGCGCGAGCAGCAGCATGCGGAGGAACGCCTTGCGCCCCTGGTGCGGCCAGCCGGTGAGCAGCGCGAGCACGACGATGGTCGGCAGGTACAGGCCGGCCGCGTACTTCACGCCGACGGCGAGGACGGCGACGGGGACGGCGAGCAGCACGGCGGCCACCGGCGCCCGGTCGGTGCGTACGACGATCCAGGTGGCCAGGGCCAGCAGGAACACCGCGGCGGCGTCGTAGGTGGCGAAGTAGCCCATGACGACCGTGGACTGCACCACGGCGAACAGGGCGGCGCCGGCCAGCGCGGCCCGCTCGTTGAACAGCCGCCGGGTGAAGGAGTACAGCAGCCCGGTGGTGCCCAGCATGAACGCCAGGCTCAGCAGGCGCGCCCCGGTGAGCCCGAGCACGTCGTCCACGGCGGCGGCGAGCACCGGGTACAGCTGCGGCGAGCCGGAGAAGTAGGCCGCGTAGTCGATGGGCAGCGGGGTGCCGTGCAGCAGGTGCTGGAGCTCGGCGTGGCCGGCCGCGAGGTAGAGGGCCTCGTCCTGGAACGCGGTGTTGGCCAGGCGCAGCGAGAGCACCGCCTGGACGGCCAGCACGCACAGCAGCACGGCCCGGCTGACCCAGGCGCGCCGTCGGCTGGCGGCCATGTCCCAGCCGACCTCGGGTGTCTCGGGCACGTGGTACCCGGGCTCGGCGGGTGCGGCCGGCTCTTCCTCGGCGGTCTGCGCGGGGTACGCCGGCTGGTCGGCCGGCTGCTGGTACGCGTGGACCCCGGGGTCGTACCCGTACGCCTCGGGTACGTCGTACTCCTGGGGGACGTGCGGGTAGCCCTGCGGGGTGTCGTACTCCTGAGGGACCTGCTGGTAGCCCTGCGGGGTGTCGTACCCCTGCGGGACCGGGTGCCCCTGGGCGACCCCGTAGTCCTGCGGGGTGTCGTACCCCTGGGGGATCTCGTAGTAGCCCTGCGGGACCTCGTACCCCTGCGGGACCTCGTGCCCCTGCGGCCGGCGCGGGAGGTAGCCGTCGGAGTTGA
This window harbors:
- a CDS encoding glycosyltransferase family 39 protein, giving the protein MTSRPEYYTPQPYDPYAEEEQQGGWFNSDGYLPRRPQGHEVPQGYEVPQGYYEIPQGYDTPQDYGVAQGHPVPQGYDTPQGYQQVPQEYDTPQGYPHVPQEYDVPEAYGYDPGVHAYQQPADQPAYPAQTAEEEPAAPAEPGYHVPETPEVGWDMAASRRRAWVSRAVLLCVLAVQAVLSLRLANTAFQDEALYLAAGHAELQHLLHGTPLPIDYAAYFSGSPQLYPVLAAAVDDVLGLTGARLLSLAFMLGTTGLLYSFTRRLFNERAALAGAALFAVVQSTVVMGYFATYDAAAVFLLALATWIVVRTDRAPVAAVLLAVPVAVLAVGVKYAAGLYLPTIVVLALLTGWPHQGRKAFLRMLLLALGIGAVLGIGMYGTDLMDGVRQTTTDRDHGSDSAAFLLRRSGEWGGLMFLTAVGGAVSYVRRSRMNESPAAQRLGNPGWRWRALLGLLLCGTALLAPAYQMHLGTVVSLFKHVGFGLLFAAPMAGVGVTRLIGAHFRYPQLGIMLWTATLCLGISQADWRFGVWPDSSKMIRAIDSHVDREGHYLASTPEVPVYYLRDKTTHRQWQGVFALEYTDKKGTYHQGDDAYRAALRDGEFDLIVLDGLTNPRVDAIVADAVKGNPHYRLLADLPFRNSSGTGHYRIWTKTS
- a CDS encoding UDP-glucose dehydrogenase family protein, which produces MRLTVIGTGYLGATHAACMAELGHEVLGVDADPEKAAALGAGRVPFHEPGLPELIARHTASGRLRFTTSYAEAGAFGEVHFVCVGTPQRAGSDAADLSQVDAAFAALAAHAAPDALLVGKSTVPVGTAERLARTYDAEIAWNPEFLREGFAVQDTLRPDRLVFGVASQRAEAVLREVYAPVLAAGTPLVTADFPTAELVKTAANAFLATKISFINAMAEVCEAAGGDVRTLAEALGHDDRIGAKFLRAGVGFGGGCLPKDIRAFAHRAGELGVPLGLLREVDAINMRRRDRVVELARELCGGAVLGARVAVLGAAFKPGSDDIRDSPALAVAARLRLEGADVTVYDPQAADNARKAFPLLGYAGTVEDALRGADLVLHLTEWPQFREIDPERAATLVARPRIVDGRGGLDADRWAAAGWWFRAPGRPVPAGEGQ